In the Ruminococcus sp. OA3 genome, one interval contains:
- the speE gene encoding polyamine aminopropyltransferase, whose translation MEMWFSEIHTQNVKLSIRTEKQLFSGESEYQRIDVFESPEFGRFLTLNGDILFSDADEFIYNEMVTHVPMSVHPNARKVLIIGGGDGGVAREFCHYPEIEEIDVVEPDEMFMEVCRKYFPDMTRGLEDERVKIFHEDGLRFLRKCTEVYDIIINDSTDPFGYTEGLFTKEFYGAGFRALKEDGIMVYQHGSPFYDEDEMACRSMHRKVYRSFPISRVYQAHIPTCPSGYWLFGFASKKYHPIKDFDGKKWRERKLKTWYYTANLHIGAFMLPRYVEDLLEEEEHRI comes from the coding sequence ATGGAAATGTGGTTTTCGGAAATACATACACAGAATGTGAAATTATCGATCCGAACGGAGAAGCAGCTGTTTTCCGGAGAGAGTGAGTATCAGCGCATCGATGTCTTTGAATCACCGGAGTTCGGAAGATTCCTGACGCTGAACGGAGATATCCTGTTCTCCGATGCGGATGAATTTATTTATAATGAGATGGTGACACACGTACCCATGTCGGTGCATCCGAATGCCAGGAAGGTATTGATCATCGGCGGGGGAGACGGCGGCGTTGCCCGTGAGTTCTGTCATTATCCGGAAATTGAAGAGATTGACGTCGTAGAGCCAGATGAAATGTTCATGGAGGTCTGCCGGAAGTATTTTCCGGATATGACACGGGGGCTGGAGGATGAACGGGTGAAGATCTTTCACGAGGACGGTCTGCGGTTTCTGAGAAAATGTACGGAAGTGTATGACATCATCATCAATGACTCTACGGATCCGTTCGGATATACGGAAGGATTGTTTACCAAGGAATTTTACGGGGCAGGCTTTCGTGCTCTGAAGGAGGACGGCATCATGGTATATCAGCACGGCAGTCCATTCTACGATGAGGACGAAATGGCATGCCGGAGCATGCACCGCAAGGTATACAGAAGCTTTCCGATCAGCCGGGTCTATCAGGCACATATCCCTACGTGTCCGTCAGGCTACTGGCTGTTCGGCTTCGCCTCGAAAAAATATCACCCGATCAAAGATTTTGACGGAAAGAAGTGGCGGGAACGGAAACTGAAGACATGGTACTATACGGCGAACCTGCATATCGGGGCGTTTATGCTGCCGCGGTACGTCGAGGATTTACTGGAAGAGGAGGAACACAGAATATGA